A single Aspergillus chevalieri M1 DNA, chromosome 3, nearly complete sequence DNA region contains:
- a CDS encoding uncharacterized protein (COG:S;~EggNog:ENOG410Q2EC;~InterPro:IPR007325,IPR037175;~PFAM:PF04199;~go_function: GO:0004061 - arylformamidase activity [Evidence IEA];~go_process: GO:0019441 - tryptophan catabolic process to kynurenine [Evidence IEA]), producing the protein MSGTLPERFDDLPDKRRFWPAPPGSQDEGLGMLRILRPEVVADAARTQIQTGERVCLNWGLEELNPPGFGRKRFEHRIKWVAPDNAFDDEYHFNPQQSSQWDGLRHHNAPGSDGQTKVFYGGTTPEEIQDTSNSRIGIGHWAKKGIAGRGVLIDYLSWAEKKGITVNALEQHTVSLDSVLTIARECNISFQKGDIFFLRVGLTKTWEKMNDDEKMAYSLQRTPKHAGLEQSERVLRFMWDNHFAAVASDAVSFEVFPPLQPEFDLHHHLLAGWGLPIGEMFDLEELAGICKTLGRWTFFVSSSPLNCANGVSSPPNCMAIF; encoded by the exons ATGTCAGGCACACTGCCGGAGAGATTTGATGACCTCCCAGACAAGCGACGATTCTGGCCAGCACCGCCAGGATCACAAGATGAAGGATTGGGAATGCTCCGTATCCTTAGGCCAGAAGTGGTGGCAGACGCAGCTCGTACACAAATTCAGACGGGGGAGCGAGTGTGTTTGAATTGGGGACTTGAAGAGTTGAACCCACCAG GATTCGGTCGTAAACGCTTCGAACACCGCATCAAATGGGTCGCCCCCGACAACGCCTTCGACGATGAATACCATTTCAACCCCCAACAATCCTCCCAATGGGACGGTCTCCGGCACCACAACGCCCCCGGATCTGATGGACAGACAAAAGTATTCTATGGCGGCACAACACCAGAGGAAATTCAAGACACCAGCAACTCACGTATCGGAATTGGACACTGGGCGAAGAAGGGTATCGCAGGCCGGGGCGTCCTAATTGACTACCTCTCCTGGGCAGAAAAAAAGGGAATTACTGTCAACGCTCTCGAACAACACACCGTTTCGCTCGACAGCGTTCTAACTATAGCCCGCGAATGCAACATCAGCTTCCAAAAAGGCgacatcttcttcctccgcgTCGGCCTAACAAAGACCtgggagaagatgaatgACGATGAGAAAATGGCCTACAGTCTCCAACGCACCCCCAAGCATGCGGGTCTCGAGCAGAGCGAGCGCGTGCTGCGATTCATGTGGGATAACCACTTTGCGGCTGTTGCTTCGGATGCAGTTAGTTTTGAGGTTTTCCCTCCGCTACAGCCAGAGTTTGatcttcaccatcatctACTTGCCGGTTGGGGGCTGCCGATTGGGGAGATGTTTGActtggaggagttggcgGGGATTTGTAAGACGTTGGGGAGGTGGACTTTCTTTGTGTCGAGTAGTCCGTTGAATTGTGCGAACGGGGTGTCGAGTCCGCCGAATTGTATGGCTATATTTTAG
- the sey1 gene encoding dynamin-like GTPase SEY1 (BUSCO:EOG092610TN;~COG:Q;~EggNog:ENOG410PHCS;~InterPro:IPR027417,IPR008803,IPR030386;~PFAM:PF05879,PF02263;~TransMembrane:2 (i748-766o772-790i);~go_function: GO:0005525 - GTP binding [Evidence IEA]), whose amino-acid sequence MDSNGHLASVGSASDKAAYEHGVQVIDENKEFNPNLSTYLGIENVTPAGFNYHLVSVFGSQSTGKSTLLNHLFGTQFSVMSELERRQTTKGIWLSKNRKVSESSGDASEKMADNILVMDVEGTDGRERGEDQDFERKSALFALATSEVLIVNIWEHQVGLYQGANMGLLKTVFEVNLQLFLKDRSTTHRSLLFFVIRDFVGTTPLKNLQKTLTEDISRLWDSISKPPGLENSSVHDYFDFQFYGLPHKAYQPDKFVEETNKLSLRFREGHKDLNLDPRKGEFSEGGVFLPEYHRRIPADGVSKYAEGIWDQIVNNKDLDLPTQQELLAQFRCDEILREVMVAFDQAVVPFEDKQAQAARLGEAEILGGLGAAMRDSRTKAVNAFETEASRYHKGVYQRKRAELEGKIDTRLKALFHGQLSAMHKSGVNDFSEAVTGAVKAGQKRGTGYDFAEIVNQETKVALEKFQEVARSTVVEGLEWSNYDNELALYEKELADVSSRLRKDEMRRLASRIERWVQSRLGESVGLEFNALGSGRAGGGAPEAGDKQIEKAFWDRIWNVFSETVIEAEKKFTDRASSFDASLEEVDVGLWRLRRKSWAVLRTKIDEEMIEGNLLLKLRENFEDKFRYDDAGVPRIWRPTDDIEGVYTRARESTLTLIPFLSRFRLADTSAPPPLDRWVGHTPSSATPADEEDLAPIGGVDEEEGKSLEEETTILSDAKRQDLTVRFKKAADGVYVEAKRSAIGGMTQVPLYFYGILLALGWNEIIAVLRNPAYFFLLFVCAIGAYVTYQLNLWGPIMKMTEAASNQAMQEGKRRLRDFLESSDTGRQAIAMSGSGARSSREEYEMSDLKKGASPKEAEEDL is encoded by the exons ATGGATTCCAATGGGCATCTCGCATCGGTTGGCAGTGCCAGTGATAAAGCTGCTTACGAGCATGGTGTTCAGGTGATtgatgagaacaaggagTTCAA TCCAAATCTCTCTACATATCTAGGCATCGAAAATGTAACCCCCGCCGGATTTAACTACCACCTCGTCTCCGTGTTTGGCTCCCAGTCGACCGGAAAGTCCACGCTCCTCAACCACCTCTTCGGTACGCAGTTTTCGGTTATGTCCGAGTTGGAAAGACGGCAAACGACCAAGGGTATCTGGTTATCGAAGAACAGGAAAGTCTCTGAGTCGTCCGGGGATGCAAGCGAGAAAATGGCCGATAACATCCTTGTCATGGACGTTGAGGGAACGGACGGTCGTGAGAGAGGCGAGGACCAAGATTTTGAACGCAAGAGTGCTCTTTTTGCACTGGCGACGAGTGAGGTCCTTATTGTCAACATCTGGGAACACCAAGTCGGTTTGTACCAGGGAGCCAACATGGGACTGCTGAAGACTGTTTTTGAGGTCAACTTGCAGCTGTTCTTGAAGGATAGGAG TACAACCCATCGATCGCTTCTGTTTTTCGTCATCCGTGATTTCGTCGGTACCACGCCTCTCAAGAACCTTCAAAAGACGTTAACGGAAGACATTTCGCGTTTGTGGGACTCTATCTCGAAGCCTCCTGGCCTTGAGAACTCAAGCGTTCATGATTATTTCGACTTCCAATTCTATGGACTTCCTCACAAAGCCTACCAGCCGGATAAGTTTGTGGAGGAGACGAACAAGCTCAGCCTGCGTTTCCGTGAAGGACATAAAGATTTAAATTTGGACCCACGCAAAGGCGAATTCTCCGAGGGAGGCGTCTTTCTTCCCGAGTACCACCGTCGGATTCCTGCAGACGGAGTTTCGAAATATGCTGAAGGTATTTGGGATCAGATCGTCAACAACAAGGACCTGGATCTGCCGACACAACAGGAACTTCTCGCGCAGTTCCGTTGTGATGAGATATTGAGGGAAGTGATGGTGGCCTTTGACCAGGCAGTCGTCCCCTTCGAAGACAAGCAGGCACAAGCGGCTCGTCTGGGAGAAGCAGAGATCCTCGGTGGCTTGGGAGCCGCAATGCGAGATTCACGAACGAAGGCCGTCAACGCTTTCGAGACTGAAGCCAGCCGCTACCACAAGGGTGTGTACCAGCGAAAGCGGGCGGAGCTGGAAGGAAAGATCGACACCCGCCTGAAGGCCTTGTTCCACGGTCAGCTTAGCGCAATGCACAAGTCTGGTGTTAACGACTTCAGTGAGGCAGTGACAGGAGCAGTGAAGGCTGGTCAGAAGCGAGGCACTGGCTACGACTTTGCAGAGATCGTGAACCAAGAGACCAAGGTTGCGCTGGAGAAGTTCCAGGAGGTCGCTCGCTCCACTGTGGTTGAAGGGCTCGAGTGGAGTAACTACGACAATGAACTGGCATTGTATGAGAAGGAGCTGGCAGACGTTAGCTCACGACTGAGGAAGGATGAAATGAGGCGCCTGGCAAGTCGGATTGAGCGATGGGTGCAGTCGCGTCTGGGCGAATCTGTCGGGCTTGAATTCAATGCTTTAGGGTCTGGGCGAGCAGGGGGCGGGGCTCCCGAGGCAGGAGACAAACAGATCGAAAAGGCCTTCTGGGACCGAATCTGGAATGTGTTTAGCGAGACTGTCATTGAAGCGGAAAAGAAATTCACGGATCGTGCCAGTAGCTTCGACGCGAGCCTGGAGGAAGTTGATGTTGGTCTCTGGAGACTGCGGAGGAAGTCCTGGGCTGTTTTGCGGACAAAGATCGATGAGGAGATGATCGAGGGCAACCTACTGCTGAAGCTGCGTGAGAACTTTGAGGACAAGTTCCGCTATGACGATGCCGGCGTGCCCCGGATCTGGCGCCCAACCGATGACATTGAAGGCGTATATACTCGTGCTCGCGAGTCTACCTTGACTCTGATCCCCTTCCTATCTCGGTTCCGTCTGGCAGACACGTCTGCTCCGCCACCGTTGGATCGTTGGGTTGGACACACTCCCAGCTCTGCGACGCCGGCCGACGAGGAAGACCTGGCCCCGATCGGTGGTgtagatgaagaggaaggcaAGAGCTTGGAGGAGGAGACGACCATTCTTAGCGATGCCAAACGACAGGATCTCACCGTGCGGTTCAAGAAGGCAGCGGACGGAGTGTATGTAGAAGCCAAGCGGAGCGCCATCGGTGGCATGACCCAGGTTCCTCTGTACTTTTATGGTATTCTCCTTGCTCTCGGTTGGAACGAGATAATTGCTG TGCTCCGGAACCCCGCCTACTTCTTCCTCTTATTTGTTTGTGCCATTGGTGCATACGTGACGTATCAGCTCAACCTCTGGGGCCCCATCATGAAGATGACCGAGGCGGCGTCTAATCAGGCGATGCAGGAGGGTAAGCGTCGTCTGCGAGACTTCCTCGAGTCGTCCGACACGGGCAGACAAGCCATTGCCATGTCGGGTTCCGGTGCGAGGAGCTCTCGGGAGGAGTACGAGATGTCGGACCTTAAGAAGGGAGCCTCGCcaaaagaagcagaggaagaCCTGTAA
- a CDS encoding uncharacterized protein (COG:Q;~EggNog:ENOG410PPUC;~InterPro:IPR036291,IPR002347;~PFAM:PF00106,PF13561;~go_process: GO:0055114 - oxidation-reduction process [Evidence IEA]) — translation MSAQDLSKLGLDTAHSVLAKLPPSVQRALLNSYVQKALGVLVALRLVKGLNSYLSKRAQNNGQSISKWSPQKELVVVTGGCSGIGKQIMEDLSRMNVKTIILDLNEPNFSLPPNVFFYAADVTSRAVVKDVAGQIRKDHGHPTILVNNAGVGFPGTILDEPDERIRLTMEVNTLSHFWTVKEFLPSMIQRNHGHIITLASMASFVSFGETVDYTCSKASALAFHEGLTQEIRHWYGSKKVMSSSVIHPLWVRTPMIDAILKAGKHWTQPVMGPEEVSSAVIEQLVSGNGGQVVVPSSYGLASLVRGLPNWLQERVRDNASKDFVKLRQLEKEIGL, via the exons ATGTCAGCACAGGATTTATCAAAGTTGGGACTGGACACAGCACACTCAGTGCTCGCGAAACTTCCCCCATCTGTACAGCGAGCACTGTTGAACTCGTACGTTCAAAAAGCTCTGGGGGTATTGGTAGCGCTGCGACTCGTTAAAGGCTTGAACAGCTATCTTTCAAAGCGAGCACAGAACAACGGGCAGAGTATCAGCAAATGGAGTCCACAGAAGGAGCTGGTCGTCGTCACTGGAGGATGCAGCGGCATTGGAAAACAAATAATGGAGGATCTATCTCGAATGAACGTCAAAACAATCATTCTGGATCTGAACGAACCAAACTTCTCGCTAC CTCCAAATGTGTTCTTTTATGCCGCCGATGTCACATCCCGCGCAGTCGTGAAAGATGTGGCAGGGCAAATCAGAAAAGACCACGGCCATCCTACCATCCTGGTCAACAATGCAGGTGTCGGATTTCCAGGAACCATATTAGACGAGCCGGATGAAAGAATCCGCTTGACGATGGAAGTCAACACTTTATCGCACTTCTGGACCGTCAAGGAGTTCTTGCCAAGCATGATCCAACGGAATCATGGTCACATCATCACGTTGGCTAGTATGGCCAGTTTTGTCAGCTTTGGAGAGACAGTGGACTATACATGCTCCAAAGCGTCGGCTCTGGCATTTCATGAGGGCCTGACTCAGGAGATAAGGCACTGGTACGGCTCGAAGAAG GTCATGTCCTCGAGTGTCATCCATCCATTGTGGGTCCGTACTCCGATGATTGATGCCATTCTGAAGGCCGGAAAACATTGGACCCAACCGGTCATGGGTCCTGAGGAAGTTTCATCTGCTGTTATCGAACAACTTGTCTCAGGAAACGGAGGGCAAGTCGTGGTGCCCAGCTCTTATGGTCTAGCATCTTTGGTGAGGGGTTTACCGAACTGGCTCCAAGAAAGAGTGCGCGATAATGCCTCTAAGGATTTTGTCAAGCTTCGGCAACTTGAGAAGGAAATTGGCCTATGA
- a CDS encoding flavin-containing monooxygenase (COG:Q;~EggNog:ENOG410PHTP;~InterPro:IPR036188;~PFAM:PF07992,PF13738,PF13450), which produces MNKMHTTNAAATPFDVLIIGSGISGINAAYHLQSELPRCRFAILEARDNIGGTWDLFRYPGIRSDSDLYTFGFTWHKWNRSNPIAEGGDILEYLDDAITSHRLKDRILFNHRVVSMKWSQHSWTVKVQTKEENLHFSTRFIIFATGYYDYQQPLATEIPGLKNFQGQVIHPQFWPEDFDYTDKKITVIGSGATAITLVPKLAERAESVTMLQRSPTYIVAVPNPVQNKWWTRLLPQSCVYYFRRMWHIVFSQVLFRFCRTFPRAARSLLEKGILKHLPLGVPLDPHFKPRYNPWEQRLCASPDGDFFKALGSRKATIETGTIKTVDEQGIQLTSGRRLEADSIVTATGLKLQVCGGIPIYIDGKKLDLSQKHAWNGLMMQDLPNAVLLLGYVNASWTLGADAGMRLTCRLLKYLQRNDHKAAVPVLSKSGQMDSRPLLDLNSTYLTRAQESLPKATQQRPWVSRTNYFSDMYFARYGDLSAGLKFI; this is translated from the coding sequence ATGAACAAGATGCACACGACCAATGCCGCAGCGACTCCATTTGATGTCCTCATCATTGGGTCAGGTATATCCGGTATCAATGCCGCATATCATTTACAAAGCGAGCTCCCACGATGTCGTTTTGCTATCTTAGAGGCTCGAGACAACATTGGCGGTACCTGGGACCTCTTCCGATATCCTGGCATACGATCTGACTCGGATCTCTATACGTTCGGATTCACCTGGCATAAATGGAACCGATCAAATCCTATTGCCGAGGGTGGAGATATTCTGGAGTATCTCGACGACGCGATAACCAGCCATCGCCTCAAGGATCGGattcttttcaaccaccgcGTTGTCTCTATGAAATGGAGTCAACACTCGTGGACTGTCAAGGTCCAAACCAAGGAAGAAAACCTCCATTTCAGTACTCGATTCATCATCTTCGCAACCGGCTACTACGATTACCAACAACCCCTTGCGACTGAGATTCCCGGTCTCAAAAACTTCCAGGGGCAGGTCATCCACCCGCAATTCTGGCCCGAGGATTTTGACTACACAGACAAGAAAATCACGGTCATCGGAAGCGGGGCTACAGCCATAACCCTGGTCCCGAAGCTGGCTGAAAGAGCAGAATCTGTGACAATGCTCCAGCGCAGCCCGACATACATCGTCGCTGTCCCCAATCCTGTCCAGAACAAATGGTGGACACGGCTCTTGCCCCAGTCATGCGTGTACTACTTTCGCCGAATGTGGCACATTGTCTTTTCACAGGTGCTGTTCAGGTTCTGTCGCACCTTTCCGCGGGCAGCAAGGTCTCTCCTCGAGAAAGGTATACTGAAACACCTTCCACTGGGTGTGCCACTGGATCCACACTTCAAACCCCGATATAACCCTTGGGAACAACGATTATGTGCCAGTCCCGACGGCGACTTCTTCAAAGCCCTTGGGTCGAGGAAAGCCACTATTGAGACTGGAACAATCAAGACGGTCGACgaacaaggaatccaattaACGTCCGGCCGTCGGTTAGAAGCTGACTCGATTGTGACCGCCACTGGACTAAAACTCCAAGTTTGTGGCGGCATTCCCATCTACATCGACGGGAAAAAGCTCGATCTATCACAGAAACATGCATGGAATGGCCTCATGATGCAAGATCTACCCAATGCTGTGCTCCTGCTTGGGTATGTCAATGCTTCGTGGACACTCGGTGCCGACGCGGGCATGCGCCTGACGTGCAGGTTGTTGAAATATCTTCAGCGCAATGATCATAAGGCTGCTGTGCCCGTCTTGTCAAAATCGGGCCAGATGGACAGCCGGCCACTGCTAGATCTCAACTCGACATACTTGACGCGCGCTCAAGAGTCACTGCCCAAGGCGACTCAACAGAGACCGTGGGTTTCTCGCACGAACTATTTCTCTGACATGTATTTCGCCCGGTATGGCGACCTGTCGGCGGGACTGAAGTTCATATGA